In a genomic window of Temperatibacter marinus:
- a CDS encoding CBS domain-containing protein — translation MTVKQILREKGNQIISIAEDDSVLDVSKLLGERRVGAVLVMKGDTLAGIISERDIIRGLSIRGGDVLGDKVESLMTRSVVTCTGTDSIHDLMEMMTERRIRHVPVEEEGKIIGVISIGDVVKERISETEHEAEALKQYITSA, via the coding sequence ATGACTGTAAAGCAGATCCTGCGCGAAAAAGGCAATCAAATTATTTCTATTGCAGAGGATGATAGTGTTCTCGATGTTTCTAAATTACTGGGCGAGCGCCGTGTTGGGGCAGTTCTTGTTATGAAGGGCGACACTCTGGCGGGCATTATTTCGGAAAGAGATATTATTAGGGGCCTTTCAATCAGAGGCGGTGATGTTTTAGGGGACAAGGTCGAGAGCTTAATGACTCGTTCCGTGGTGACATGTACAGGGACTGATAGTATCCATGATCTAATGGAAATGATGACTGAGCGTAGAATTCGACATGTTCCCGTTGAAGAAGAGGGTAAAATAATTGGAGTCATCTCTATTGGTGATGTTGTGAAAGAACGGATTAGTGAAACAGAACACGAAGCGGAAGCTCTGAAACAGTATATTACATCGGCCTAA
- a CDS encoding HAD-IIIC family phosphatase, with product MTDITLSTNSNAVITPVVRHLKPYISSIVHHELSFNQVIPNLIILSNTQADCPTPHLLLNWVDLDAVSPTFAAFLQGKPSKLTAILEEIEAYCTHLERAASTLTQVFLPLFILHPRWGLNTSETISGALCPKEIIDTANSLLLNKYKQSSTITLINLSPLLHDDFFNPKLWYSAKLAYSNQIFKGVAERISAFLLNQAGKEKKAIILDLDDTLWGGILGDAGKENLVLGPSSPKGEAYQDFQKCLYRLKERGIILALCSKNEEAIALEAINSHDHMILSENDFSAWRINWDDKATNIKEIAKELNLGLQSLIFLDDNPSERDRVASALPEVLVPDLPKDPMKYVSTLSSLDVFNFSTSSGEDQQRTQLYKEEKKRQESAQILSIDEWLHSLEMKIYLAPLKASNEARFIQLMNKTNQMNLTTRRETSASLKNWLNNGRREMWGLSLEDKFGKSGLVAGLGFEQSKETLNITDFFVSCRVFNKGVEECLLHLLTLRARDANASTITATYIPTQKNSPCYDKFKMLWNEKKPFAFELPIEKYSTLPKHISSFTIEVDNDA from the coding sequence ATGACGGACATTACACTCTCAACAAACTCAAATGCCGTCATTACACCTGTTGTACGACATCTTAAACCTTATATCTCGTCCATTGTTCATCATGAGCTGAGTTTTAATCAGGTCATCCCAAATTTGATCATTTTGAGCAACACCCAAGCCGATTGCCCTACTCCTCACCTCCTATTAAATTGGGTAGACCTTGATGCAGTAAGTCCTACTTTCGCAGCCTTTCTTCAAGGAAAGCCCTCAAAACTAACTGCCATTCTTGAAGAGATAGAAGCATATTGCACTCATCTTGAGAGGGCCGCCAGTACCCTGACACAAGTTTTTCTTCCCCTATTCATCCTTCATCCAAGATGGGGTCTTAACACATCTGAAACAATTTCAGGCGCCCTATGTCCCAAAGAAATCATCGACACAGCAAATTCTCTTTTACTTAATAAATATAAACAATCCTCTACAATAACTCTTATCAATTTATCCCCCTTGCTGCACGATGACTTTTTTAATCCGAAGCTTTGGTATTCTGCGAAACTTGCCTATTCAAATCAAATATTCAAAGGTGTCGCTGAGAGAATCTCTGCTTTCCTACTGAATCAAGCCGGCAAAGAAAAGAAGGCCATCATTCTTGACTTAGATGATACTCTTTGGGGCGGTATTTTAGGGGATGCGGGTAAAGAAAACCTTGTCCTTGGACCATCGTCTCCAAAAGGGGAAGCCTATCAGGACTTTCAGAAATGTCTCTATCGCCTAAAAGAGAGAGGCATTATTCTTGCCTTATGTAGTAAAAACGAAGAAGCCATCGCCTTAGAGGCCATCAACAGTCATGATCATATGATTTTATCTGAAAATGATTTTTCAGCTTGGCGCATAAACTGGGATGATAAAGCCACCAATATCAAGGAGATAGCGAAAGAATTAAACTTGGGTCTTCAGTCTCTCATTTTTCTGGATGACAATCCATCTGAACGCGATCGTGTTGCCAGTGCTCTCCCTGAAGTTCTTGTCCCGGACCTCCCAAAAGATCCGATGAAATATGTATCGACTTTGTCCTCATTAGATGTTTTTAACTTCTCAACATCCTCCGGCGAAGATCAGCAAAGGACACAGCTCTATAAGGAAGAGAAGAAGCGGCAGGAAAGTGCTCAGATTTTATCGATTGATGAATGGTTACACTCTCTAGAGATGAAAATTTACTTGGCTCCCCTTAAGGCGAGCAATGAAGCTCGTTTTATCCAATTAATGAATAAAACCAATCAGATGAATTTAACCACTCGGCGAGAAACTTCTGCGTCCTTAAAAAACTGGCTCAACAACGGCCGACGAGAAATGTGGGGGCTCTCTCTGGAGGATAAATTTGGAAAATCTGGCCTAGTAGCAGGGTTAGGCTTTGAACAGAGTAAAGAAACACTTAACATTACAGACTTTTTTGTAAGCTGTCGTGTATTCAATAAAGGGGTTGAAGAATGTTTACTCCATTTACTAACCCTTCGCGCCCGTGACGCAAACGCATCAACCATCACTGCAACCTATATCCCGACACAAAAAAATAGCCCATGCTATGATAAGTTCAAGATGCTATGGAATGAAAAGAAACCCTTTGCCTTTGAACTTCCCATAGAAAAATATAGCACTCTTCCTAAACATATTTCATCTTTTACGATCGAGGTAGACAATGACGCATAG
- a CDS encoding VOC family protein: MSQHSNTNKPMILPSSLWAIQEEKITFFGEQATFNHVGLACKDIRAHYPDIEIIEDPLQKVRVAFIDLHGFKIELVEPLSDKSPVSSNIKKNIKLYHMCFSVPCLEVALKCAKDNRVSLIQKPVPAIAFENRRIAWFLHANLGLIELVEEEKSNG; this comes from the coding sequence ATGTCGCAACACTCAAACACAAATAAGCCAATGATTCTGCCATCTTCTCTTTGGGCCATCCAAGAGGAAAAAATTACTTTTTTTGGGGAGCAAGCCACCTTCAATCACGTAGGACTGGCCTGTAAAGACATCCGCGCACACTATCCAGATATTGAAATCATTGAAGATCCTCTTCAAAAGGTTCGCGTTGCCTTTATCGACTTGCATGGTTTCAAAATAGAACTGGTCGAACCTCTGAGCGATAAATCTCCTGTTTCTTCAAATATTAAAAAAAATATTAAATTATATCATATGTGCTTCTCTGTGCCATGCCTTGAGGTGGCCCTAAAATGCGCGAAAGATAATAGGGTTTCTCTGATTCAAAAACCCGTTCCGGCAATAGCCTTTGAAAACAGAAGAATTGCCTGGTTCCTGCATGCAAACCTCGGTCTCATAGAGCTTGTTGAGGAAGAAAAGAGCAATGGCTAA
- a CDS encoding methyl-accepting chemotaxis protein, whose product MSNRIKRAGLFFTNQSIKSRLLLLCLLPFLCLLGVSISSIVESRQGITATKLHLQSQLIQKPILEIRENVTEELRVLALVSIAEIKGQTTNLQQKIDNLAMKEAQTDMAIDAFKDLVQSSLLHRTLQERARKANSEIIQLHTALKQARRRIRADYTFVSTYLPAYYALMDMAANHYLFISKTINEPTLASYYLLNYAATDILNQTERARIIYGALYQARKLPSPITTISAYSTLKSTRDQLAFMKINARPAELALLTKAYSTVDWASIEAIEGESLKKPGDVTESLLTVNHVEDALLSLSRAHRQVIESLRSNATAYNDALLISAQVRFYLSCLLIGALTPLFYKSLTQLTAQLVKPLTKIKEQLICLSEGTALEEYSGSSMFPDMKEILKVIDGVQQRLLEKELKLEALEEEITIMSRPPEDPITLIGENSFAIDEVRHTQEQSENAQLALSIASFEESLSEALSGLHNCGDQLFVFSETLQETTETTMTLSQETTKSIEISSTNIRQVASATEEITSSIRDVGTQMQETNSIAIQSTKEVDMAEKHVSDLVSVSEKIGSVISLITDIAEQTNLLALNATIEAARAGEAGRGFAVVASEVKNLASQTAKATEDISNQILNVQHASDNTAKAVSLIKDGIIKTSKITSSVASVVDEQNVATEEISRSIKQVSSMASQASDTASFVSSENNKNLTIVEDLNASIQNIINASDHVNSIFDAFKKELTAVS is encoded by the coding sequence ATGAGTAACAGAATCAAACGAGCCGGTCTCTTCTTCACCAATCAATCTATAAAAAGCAGGCTTCTTTTGCTTTGCTTGCTGCCTTTCCTATGCCTGCTTGGCGTAAGCATCAGCTCAATCGTTGAAAGCCGCCAGGGAATCACAGCGACCAAATTACATCTACAAAGCCAATTGATTCAGAAGCCCATATTAGAAATACGAGAAAATGTCACAGAGGAACTAAGGGTTCTAGCTCTGGTCTCGATCGCGGAAATCAAAGGACAAACAACCAACCTTCAGCAAAAGATAGACAATTTGGCGATGAAAGAGGCACAAACAGATATGGCCATTGATGCCTTTAAAGATCTTGTCCAAAGCTCTCTCTTGCACAGAACATTACAAGAGCGAGCCAGAAAGGCCAACAGTGAAATAATTCAGTTACATACTGCATTGAAGCAAGCCAGGCGGCGGATACGTGCAGATTACACCTTTGTTTCAACCTATTTGCCCGCCTATTATGCGCTCATGGATATGGCTGCAAACCATTATCTTTTTATCAGTAAAACAATCAATGAACCCACTCTAGCCAGTTATTATCTGCTCAATTACGCGGCTACTGACATTCTAAACCAGACTGAAAGAGCGCGCATTATATATGGAGCACTTTACCAAGCCCGCAAACTACCGTCACCCATCACGACAATTTCTGCCTATAGTACGCTCAAATCCACACGCGATCAGTTAGCCTTTATGAAAATAAACGCCCGCCCTGCTGAATTAGCTCTTTTAACCAAGGCCTATAGCACTGTCGACTGGGCAAGCATCGAAGCCATAGAAGGCGAATCGCTTAAAAAACCTGGAGATGTGACAGAAAGTCTTCTGACAGTTAATCATGTTGAAGATGCTTTACTTTCTTTATCCCGCGCTCACCGACAAGTCATAGAGAGCCTCAGGAGCAACGCTACAGCATATAACGATGCGCTTTTAATTTCAGCTCAAGTTCGCTTTTATTTATCTTGCCTCTTAATAGGAGCGCTCACGCCGCTCTTCTACAAAAGCCTCACACAGCTCACAGCGCAATTGGTTAAGCCGCTTACTAAAATAAAAGAGCAACTCATTTGTCTGTCTGAAGGGACTGCCTTGGAAGAATATTCAGGGTCGTCAATGTTTCCTGATATGAAAGAAATTCTCAAGGTTATTGATGGGGTACAACAAAGACTTCTGGAAAAGGAACTAAAGCTTGAAGCTTTGGAAGAGGAAATCACGATTATGAGCCGCCCTCCTGAAGATCCCATAACGTTAATTGGAGAGAATTCATTTGCCATCGATGAAGTTCGTCACACCCAAGAACAATCAGAAAATGCTCAGCTCGCCCTTTCCATTGCTTCTTTTGAAGAATCACTCTCAGAAGCCCTATCGGGACTTCATAACTGTGGCGATCAGCTTTTTGTCTTTAGCGAGACACTTCAAGAAACAACTGAAACGACCATGACACTCAGTCAGGAAACCACAAAATCTATAGAGATATCCTCTACGAATATTAGACAGGTGGCTTCTGCAACTGAAGAGATTACCTCTTCAATACGAGATGTTGGCACTCAAATGCAGGAAACTAACTCGATAGCCATTCAATCAACCAAGGAAGTGGATATGGCAGAAAAACATGTGTCGGATCTTGTTTCTGTTTCAGAGAAAATTGGCAGCGTCATAAGCTTAATCACAGACATAGCCGAGCAAACTAATCTTTTAGCCTTGAACGCAACCATCGAAGCTGCAAGAGCCGGTGAGGCCGGGCGCGGTTTTGCTGTGGTTGCAAGTGAAGTAAAAAATCTGGCCAGTCAAACTGCAAAAGCCACTGAGGACATCTCAAATCAAATTCTTAACGTACAGCATGCTTCAGACAATACGGCAAAGGCTGTTTCTTTGATTAAGGACGGGATCATAAAAACCAGTAAGATCACTTCAAGCGTAGCGTCTGTCGTTGATGAACAGAATGTTGCAACTGAGGAAATCAGCCGAAGCATTAAACAAGTCTCAAGCATGGCGAGCCAAGCCTCTGATACAGCCTCTTTCGTTTCTTCTGAAAACAATAAAAACTTGACGATTGTGGAGGATCTTAATGCATCTATTCAAAATATTATAAACGCCTCGGATCATGTCAATTCTATCTTTGATGCCTTCAAGAAGGAATTAACAGCCGTGAGTTAG
- a CDS encoding TonB-dependent receptor plug domain-containing protein, with protein MPADDNTIGICMILCLAGMQGMSQMSVADDQLQELSLQELLSIPTKQATLIETTIGEAPATITTITKEDIARSSARSLDELLRMHVPGFQTMRKSNGTAIGIRGVISDRNGKFLLMVNGRVMNERSVLGGISERFMTMLGDIEYVNVIRGPGSVIHGPGAIAGTIDIITRSGKTQSGGQISARQGFIDTFTSLEYSQTIALSNGTLYGYIGIDNDNGASTKEAEHIFSHDFVSSLGPVEAGVPVGYDLPNNGVSYRGEPRLKAHIQYNSDNLEIWARYTKGGELMSSAPGNWRERFDTSSITFRGLGYQQVTLMADYDYQVSEAFRVNFQASFDTLDSERESGHQTPEYRAYKETEFYTRVIGHWMPGDRHEIAIGLEYRNEEFGLPSDGYPNQDAFVSRRLPLGVEPWRTKTLSLMGEYQWRISDYFAFHGGLRIDDSSDLDAATSARLAAVLKPSDSDRVKLIYNSSVRTPAEEEKRLSQLRGVNAGVNESIDFFEARWERQSTDSFFFALSTFYADHSISAHNERDTRTEVLGDAEYYGVEVELNYRKDNFSLTFAHSLTELIDFTLVDPSVDRQFISAAPYGYGSDFANWHNHQTNLNMNYDFSDDMSVSASLTWLWGIPGGQDFAAYNDEVLGNITFLPISDGSTRAFGQSIFLTIGARYQLSESVDLRFHAYNVLGWLDRDLNKVNVFLRSGYYQNEAPAFGFAIDYRF; from the coding sequence ATGCCAGCAGATGACAATACCATTGGTATATGCATGATCTTGTGCCTTGCGGGGATGCAGGGCATGAGCCAGATGTCTGTAGCTGACGATCAATTGCAAGAACTCTCCTTACAAGAGCTATTAAGCATTCCAACCAAGCAGGCAACGTTGATTGAGACAACGATTGGTGAGGCTCCGGCAACCATCACCACGATCACAAAAGAAGATATTGCTCGGTCCTCGGCTCGAAGTTTGGATGAATTATTGCGCATGCATGTTCCTGGATTTCAGACAATGCGGAAGTCTAACGGCACAGCAATTGGTATTCGGGGTGTCATCAGTGATCGAAATGGAAAATTCCTCTTAATGGTGAATGGTCGAGTTATGAATGAGCGTTCTGTTCTTGGGGGGATTTCCGAACGATTTATGACGATGCTTGGGGATATTGAATATGTGAATGTGATTAGAGGCCCCGGCTCAGTGATTCACGGACCAGGCGCCATCGCAGGCACAATTGATATTATTACACGAAGCGGCAAAACCCAAAGCGGCGGTCAAATCTCTGCGCGGCAAGGATTTATTGATACTTTCACATCTCTGGAATATAGCCAGACAATCGCTCTCAGCAATGGTACCCTTTATGGCTATATTGGAATCGACAATGATAACGGCGCCAGTACAAAAGAAGCAGAGCATATCTTTAGTCATGATTTTGTAAGCTCGCTTGGCCCTGTTGAGGCAGGGGTTCCCGTTGGGTATGATTTGCCCAACAACGGTGTCTCCTATCGCGGGGAACCTCGCCTGAAGGCTCATATTCAATATAATAGCGACAATTTAGAAATTTGGGCTCGTTATACCAAAGGTGGGGAGTTGATGAGCTCAGCCCCTGGCAATTGGCGTGAAAGATTTGACACTTCTTCTATAACATTTCGCGGTCTTGGATATCAGCAAGTCACTTTGATGGCTGACTATGACTATCAAGTCTCGGAGGCCTTTCGCGTGAATTTCCAAGCCAGTTTTGACACCCTCGATTCTGAACGAGAGAGTGGTCATCAGACTCCAGAATACCGCGCCTATAAAGAAACAGAGTTTTATACAAGGGTTATAGGACACTGGATGCCAGGCGACCGCCATGAAATAGCTATTGGTCTAGAATATCGTAATGAAGAATTTGGATTACCATCAGATGGATACCCAAATCAGGATGCTTTTGTAAGCCGCAGACTACCGCTTGGTGTGGAGCCTTGGCGGACAAAAACTTTATCGCTCATGGGGGAATATCAGTGGCGCATAAGCGATTATTTTGCTTTTCACGGAGGGCTAAGAATTGATGATAGCAGTGATCTTGATGCCGCGACGTCGGCACGTCTTGCCGCCGTGTTAAAACCAAGCGACTCTGATCGAGTGAAGCTCATATACAATAGCAGTGTGCGGACGCCTGCAGAAGAAGAAAAAAGACTAAGTCAGCTTCGCGGAGTGAACGCGGGCGTTAATGAGAGTATAGACTTTTTCGAAGCACGGTGGGAGCGTCAATCAACAGATTCCTTTTTCTTTGCCCTATCGACTTTCTATGCAGATCATAGCATTTCTGCGCATAATGAGCGAGATACCAGAACAGAAGTACTTGGAGATGCTGAATATTATGGAGTTGAGGTTGAACTAAATTATAGAAAAGACAATTTTAGTTTGACCTTCGCACACAGCCTTACAGAGCTCATAGATTTCACATTGGTTGATCCAAGTGTTGATCGTCAGTTTATATCTGCAGCTCCTTATGGGTATGGCTCAGATTTTGCCAATTGGCACAACCATCAAACAAATCTGAATATGAATTATGATTTTAGTGATGACATGTCCGTCTCTGCCTCACTGACATGGCTTTGGGGTATTCCTGGAGGGCAAGATTTTGCGGCTTATAATGATGAGGTTCTAGGAAATATAACATTTCTGCCTATATCGGATGGAAGTACAAGAGCTTTTGGTCAATCGATCTTTTTAACGATAGGCGCGCGCTACCAACTTTCAGAGTCCGTTGATCTGCGCTTTCATGCTTACAATGTGCTTGGTTGGCTTGACCGTGATTTAAATAAAGTCAATGTTTTCTTAAGGAGCGGCTATTATCAAAATGAAGCCCCAGCCTTTGGTTTTGCTATCGACTATCGCTTCTAG
- a CDS encoding YfiR/HmsC family protein — MFQVTNILKSLAILIVAIFLIGHKPLLAQSFTPNQIKAELTLRFIDYFSWPQKASSDQIIIGVFEDEDLYASLLKAQSANRIIAGNSIRIISFKETSDIPLIDIAFIAYKNIDRVKNIARRLRGSYTLVITDELSDTSDYMINYRQLPDTTIAFDVNKANIILERLTMDTDILLLGGTELDIATLYREMENKMAAMAENFQQLEADSQKAEEQLTDLQRKLALENAALKKQEKLITLKDNELKQKENEISNKTAEIREKERAIYSLQKNNSEAVKTAEENKVLLGQQIKSLERSRADIDRLKMQEEERQRLLLEQQERIESDKEILNDLENNITFLTQMTAKKDIFLFMALAVSVIFLILVLRLWKVSNDRKIAQFKLLKSNEELEEKVLKRTENMAKARDEAIKANHAKSDFLANMSHEFRTPLNAVIGFSESILHGIYGEITSEKMKEPMNHIHQSGTHLLGIVNQILDLSKVTSDQLDLQQEYIPISETVDEIIGLLSGVISEKNIEIRNQYSKVKCQLYTDKLKFNQILINLLSNAVKFSEAKSVVEVTASLQQDKSLKITIRDYGCGIPSDKLSHIFEPFYQVHGHSHLSHEGTGLGLSIVSEFTKCLEGSITIDSQLDKGTIITLTFPERLLKN, encoded by the coding sequence ATGTTTCAAGTAACAAACATACTCAAGTCATTGGCGATATTGATTGTGGCTATCTTTCTGATAGGTCACAAGCCGCTGCTTGCGCAGTCTTTCACCCCTAATCAAATAAAAGCCGAACTAACTCTGAGGTTTATTGACTATTTCAGCTGGCCCCAAAAAGCGTCTTCCGACCAGATTATCATTGGAGTTTTTGAAGATGAAGATCTTTACGCTTCTCTTTTAAAGGCGCAGAGTGCAAATCGTATAATTGCCGGGAACTCAATTCGAATTATCTCCTTTAAGGAGACCTCAGACATCCCGCTTATTGATATTGCATTCATTGCATACAAAAATATTGATCGTGTGAAAAACATCGCTCGTCGCCTCAGAGGTAGCTATACTTTGGTCATCACCGATGAACTCTCTGACACCTCTGATTACATGATAAATTATCGGCAACTGCCCGACACAACCATTGCCTTTGATGTAAATAAAGCGAATATTATCCTTGAACGGTTAACCATGGATACCGACATCCTGCTCCTCGGGGGCACAGAGCTAGATATTGCGACCCTATACCGTGAAATGGAAAATAAGATGGCCGCAATGGCAGAAAATTTCCAGCAATTAGAAGCAGATTCTCAAAAGGCTGAAGAGCAATTAACCGATCTACAGCGGAAGTTAGCACTTGAAAATGCAGCCCTAAAAAAACAAGAAAAGTTGATCACTCTTAAAGATAATGAACTGAAGCAAAAAGAGAACGAGATCAGCAACAAGACTGCAGAAATACGAGAAAAAGAAAGAGCTATTTATAGCTTGCAAAAAAATAATAGCGAAGCTGTGAAAACAGCTGAAGAAAATAAAGTTCTTCTAGGTCAACAGATAAAGAGCCTTGAGCGCAGCCGAGCAGACATTGATCGTCTAAAGATGCAAGAAGAAGAACGTCAGAGGCTCCTTCTTGAACAACAAGAGCGAATTGAATCGGATAAGGAAATCCTCAACGATCTTGAGAATAACATCACATTTCTCACACAAATGACTGCGAAGAAAGATATATTTTTATTCATGGCTTTGGCAGTTTCTGTAATTTTCTTGATCTTAGTACTGCGTCTCTGGAAAGTCAGTAACGACAGAAAGATTGCACAATTTAAGCTTCTCAAATCTAATGAAGAATTAGAAGAAAAGGTCTTAAAGCGCACTGAGAACATGGCCAAAGCGCGTGATGAGGCGATTAAAGCCAATCATGCCAAATCTGATTTCTTAGCGAATATGAGCCATGAATTTAGAACGCCTCTCAATGCTGTCATTGGCTTCTCTGAATCAATCTTGCACGGCATCTACGGGGAAATCACATCTGAGAAGATGAAAGAACCCATGAACCATATCCACCAAAGCGGTACACATTTGCTGGGTATCGTGAACCAAATTTTAGATCTTTCAAAAGTGACGTCAGATCAACTAGATCTACAGCAGGAATATATTCCTATCTCAGAGACTGTTGATGAAATCATAGGCCTTCTAAGTGGTGTGATTTCAGAGAAGAATATTGAAATCAGAAATCAATATAGCAAAGTGAAGTGCCAGCTCTACACAGACAAGCTCAAATTCAATCAAATCCTCATCAATCTTCTATCAAACGCCGTTAAATTTTCCGAGGCAAAGTCAGTAGTTGAAGTCACAGCATCTCTTCAACAAGACAAGAGTTTAAAAATAACCATCCGTGATTATGGATGCGGTATACCCTCAGATAAATTATCTCATATCTTCGAGCCATTTTACCAAGTTCATGGACATAGCCACCTTAGCCACGAAGGCACAGGCCTTGGTCTTTCGATTGTTTCAGAATTTACAAAATGCCTTGAAGGTAGCATTACCATTGACAGTCAACTGGACAAAGGCACGATCATCACACTTACTTTTCCTGAGAGATTGTTAAAAAATTAA
- a CDS encoding class I SAM-dependent methyltransferase, with protein MTHSSKARESVTKTFNMAQKSFPLFVKSRAYIEDQFDETYYNRFDAIISSLGLNDKSSTSSKCIKAFAQYSKEYLVLQAKLIKTGQYINASYEEVEQQVYKSALMDDYYLDGLLLSQFLWPNHYRIISYLVNKYEAAGKPDELLDAPCGTGVQSFFLHQENSNLHSTLVDLSPSSIDYATNVLKKGGVKKTQYETHELSIYALKEDKKYPFIFCGELLEHLEDPENLLKKLQSLLDTEGTLILTTAIFAAAIDHIYLFTSAEEVTEMLSRYFHVEDELILPVSLKPHTKGMSHEAMNYVATLKHK; from the coding sequence ATGACGCATAGCTCAAAAGCTCGGGAATCCGTGACAAAAACCTTTAATATGGCGCAAAAATCTTTTCCTCTTTTCGTTAAAAGTCGTGCTTATATAGAAGATCAATTTGATGAGACCTATTACAACCGATTTGATGCGATCATTTCGAGCTTAGGCCTGAATGACAAGTCTTCGACCTCATCCAAATGCATCAAAGCTTTCGCTCAATATTCTAAGGAATATTTAGTATTACAGGCCAAGCTCATTAAGACAGGTCAGTACATAAATGCCTCATATGAAGAAGTCGAACAGCAAGTTTACAAATCCGCGTTAATGGATGACTACTATTTGGATGGTCTGCTGTTGTCGCAATTTTTATGGCCCAATCATTACCGCATTATATCTTATCTTGTGAATAAATATGAAGCAGCAGGAAAACCAGACGAACTTCTCGATGCTCCTTGTGGAACGGGGGTCCAATCTTTTTTCCTCCATCAAGAAAATTCAAACCTGCACTCCACCTTAGTGGACTTAAGTCCGTCTTCCATAGACTATGCCACAAATGTTTTAAAAAAAGGGGGGGTTAAAAAGACGCAGTATGAAACCCATGAACTTTCTATCTATGCATTGAAGGAAGATAAGAAATATCCTTTTATCTTCTGTGGAGAATTATTAGAGCATCTTGAAGACCCAGAAAATTTGCTGAAAAAGCTTCAAAGCCTACTCGATACTGAAGGAACACTCATCCTAACAACTGCAATATTCGCAGCAGCTATTGATCATATTTATCTTTTCACCTCTGCAGAAGAAGTGACAGAGATGCTGTCTCGCTATTTTCATGTTGAAGATGAGTTAATTTTACCTGTTTCTCTAAAACCTCACACAAAGGGCATGTCCCACGAAGCAATGAATTATGTCGCAACACTCAAACACAAATAA
- a CDS encoding glycosyltransferase family 4 protein, which translates to MTSKSYKILYHHRTLALDGQNVHITEMLKAFRAAGHEVHVVCPAPQDKGGQEKASLFNKIRGLVPAFIYELAEIAYSYRAYKKLLKAHEEFQPDFIYERYNCFTLSGKWLREKTKTPLIMEVNAPLADERRRHGTLALYGTAKKLEAEIWQSADKIITVSDVLSGLVAETGVSKDKIVSMHNGIDPDKFDNIDTDTGQMVQWYNLFGKTILGFTGYIRDWHKLDDVIRLIATEKENHNLHLMAVGDGPAVADCLILAKDLGIEDRVTFTGVVAREKVADYVNCFDIALQPAVTEYASPLKIFEYLALSKPIIAPRQANIEEILTHGVDSILFDTRDHAGLHDAIMHYVEDPKSRQKAAKAARQTLEDRSFYWSTNAKRTIELASPLVRRSD; encoded by the coding sequence ATGACATCAAAATCGTACAAGATACTCTATCACCATAGAACTCTCGCTTTGGATGGTCAGAATGTGCATATCACTGAAATGCTTAAAGCTTTTCGAGCTGCAGGCCATGAAGTTCATGTTGTCTGCCCTGCGCCTCAAGACAAAGGCGGTCAAGAAAAAGCCTCCCTCTTTAATAAAATAAGAGGTCTCGTCCCAGCGTTCATCTATGAACTGGCTGAAATCGCCTATAGCTACCGGGCCTATAAAAAATTACTCAAGGCCCATGAAGAATTTCAGCCAGACTTTATCTATGAACGATATAATTGTTTTACTTTATCTGGAAAATGGCTTCGAGAGAAAACTAAAACTCCCTTAATCATGGAAGTGAATGCACCGCTTGCTGACGAGAGACGCCGTCATGGAACTCTCGCCCTATACGGTACTGCAAAAAAGCTAGAGGCAGAAATCTGGCAGTCTGCAGATAAAATCATCACTGTTTCTGATGTTTTGTCAGGTCTTGTGGCAGAGACAGGTGTCTCAAAGGACAAAATTGTCAGCATGCACAATGGGATCGACCCTGATAAATTTGATAATATTGATACTGATACAGGCCAAATGGTACAGTGGTATAATCTTTTTGGTAAAACCATACTTGGATTTACCGGCTATATAAGAGATTGGCACAAATTAGACGATGTCATTCGGTTAATCGCAACTGAAAAAGAAAACCATAATTTACATCTAATGGCTGTTGGGGATGGGCCTGCCGTTGCGGACTGTTTAATCTTGGCAAAAGACTTAGGCATCGAAGACAGAGTTACTTTTACTGGCGTTGTTGCAAGAGAGAAAGTAGCAGATTACGTGAATTGTTTTGATATTGCCTTACAGCCTGCGGTCACTGAATATGCCAGTCCCTTGAAAATTTTTGAATATCTTGCCCTTTCAAAACCTATCATCGCCCCCAGACAAGCCAATATTGAAGAGATTTTAACTCACGGCGTAGACAGTATTTTGTTCGACACGCGAGATCATGCGGGCCTGCACGATGCTATAATGCATTATGTTGAAGACCCTAAGTCTCGCCAGAAAGCGGCAAAAGCGGCACGACAAACGTTGGAAGATCGGTCTTTTTATTGGTCCACGAATGCCAAAAGAACCATTGAGCTTGCAAGCCCTCTAGTGCGAAGGTCTGATTAG